A genomic region of [Eubacterium] eligens ATCC 27750 contains the following coding sequences:
- a CDS encoding ABC transporter ATP-binding protein, which produces METILKIDNIEKYYGNKSSLTKAIDNISFEVGKGEFVSIMGASGSGKTTLLNCISTLDKVTTGKIYVGDNEITQLKGNKLNKFRREELGFIFQDFNLLDTLTAFENIALALSIQNVPSREIELRVRQTARELGIEDVLNKYPYQMSGGQKQRVASARAIITNPKLILADEPTGALDSRSSRMLLESFNFLNTELSATILMVTHDAFTASYAGRVIFIKDGKIFNEIRRGESTRKEFFDKIIDVVTLLGGDLNNAL; this is translated from the coding sequence ATGGAAACAATACTTAAGATTGATAACATTGAAAAGTATTATGGAAACAAATCAAGTCTTACCAAAGCGATTGACAATATTTCGTTTGAGGTTGGAAAGGGAGAATTCGTTTCTATAATGGGAGCGAGCGGTTCAGGAAAGACGACGCTTCTTAACTGTATATCAACACTTGATAAGGTGACTACAGGTAAGATATATGTCGGAGACAACGAAATTACACAGTTAAAGGGCAATAAGCTTAACAAGTTCAGAAGAGAGGAGTTAGGCTTTATCTTTCAGGACTTTAATCTTCTTGATACTTTAACAGCATTTGAAAATATTGCACTGGCGCTTTCTATACAGAATGTTCCGTCAAGGGAGATTGAATTAAGAGTAAGACAGACTGCAAGAGAGCTAGGTATTGAAGATGTATTAAACAAATATCCTTATCAGATGTCAGGCGGACAGAAGCAGAGGGTAGCAAGTGCAAGAGCCATTATTACGAACCCAAAGCTTATTCTTGCTGATGAGCCGACAGGAGCGCTTGACTCAAGGTCATCAAGGATGTTACTTGAGAGCTTTAATTTTCTTAATACTGAGCTTTCGGCAACAATTCTTATGGTAACCCACGACGCATTTACTGCAAGCTACGCAGGCAGAGTGATATTTATCAAGGACGGTAAAATCTTCAATGAGATACGCAGAGGCGAATCTACAAGAAAAGAATTTTTTGATAAAATCATTGATGTTGTGACATTGTTAGGAGGCGACCTTAATAATGCTCTTTAA
- a CDS encoding ATP-binding cassette domain-containing protein, translated as MYIKITDVNKTIKKAPILRDINLEFTGGKVYGLRGKNGSGKTMLMRAICGLITPDSGIIDINGKILGKDISFPESIGVLIENPAFIGNYTGFKNLKVLASIQNRIGDEQIRKALEDIGLDPDDKRTYRKYSLGMKQKLGIAAAVMENPDIIILDEPINALDDVSVEKVHDILEEQKKRGAVIIIACHDKEELDQLSDEIIEISDGRIINKTC; from the coding sequence ATGTATATTAAAATAACAGATGTTAATAAAACGATTAAGAAAGCACCAATATTAAGGGATATCAATCTGGAATTTACAGGTGGAAAAGTATATGGATTAAGAGGAAAGAATGGTTCAGGAAAGACTATGCTTATGCGTGCAATATGCGGGCTTATTACTCCGGATTCGGGAATAATTGATATTAATGGAAAGATACTTGGAAAAGATATCTCATTTCCGGAAAGTATAGGCGTGTTAATTGAGAATCCTGCATTTATAGGTAATTATACAGGATTTAAGAATCTTAAGGTGCTGGCATCTATTCAGAACAGAATTGGTGATGAACAGATAAGAAAGGCACTTGAAGATATCGGACTTGATCCGGATGACAAGAGAACTTACAGAAAGTATTCTCTGGGAATGAAGCAGAAGTTAGGAATTGCGGCAGCAGTTATGGAAAATCCTGATATTATTATTCTTGACGAGCCGATTAATGCACTTGATGATGTCAGTGTTGAGAAGGTTCATGATATATTAGAAGAACAGAAGAAAAGAGGAGCGGTAATAATTATTGCATGCCACGATAAGGAAGAACTTGACCAGCTATCTGATGAGATTATAGAGATATCAGATGGCAGAATTATCAATAAAACCTGTTAG
- a CDS encoding sensor histidine kinase, translating into MMDIINIVLTCVFLCVMNTGVIFIMDKIRKLTGDNIIHVIKMVLLVGAGAAVYIMTYYGINPWVIMELMIIIAILIVQYIEQITIKVILEISLINCIGIAILSANQADIIAICIVYLVVELYMFVVYLSAVIIKYRELDNLEMMFIQICVSSVLAGLFFGTGIYDTYNYGVETAGILIVTVLTFEIIGHWMQDFFNRTEEINKRIEYANEQFEVERVQKMYEESRKLRHDLKQCLTSAIGYMDDNNYDKAEDFLKNIMSEKINSYAYRKYCDNRTLNYILNDKNDKCEKQNIAFTCMVLGQVGLIDDIDMCILAGNVIDNAIEAAAKCSDPYVNVEITSRGGIFMDVENPVKETFLNRKNPFLTTKLDKNNHGIGTKSIRDIVAKYNGEIRYEEKEGKVTCHIFLSTKYVKKDKE; encoded by the coding sequence ATGATGGATATAATCAATATAGTGCTTACATGTGTATTCCTGTGTGTAATGAATACAGGTGTAATATTTATTATGGACAAGATAAGGAAGCTGACGGGAGATAATATAATACATGTGATTAAGATGGTTCTGTTAGTGGGTGCAGGGGCAGCAGTCTATATAATGACATATTATGGAATTAATCCATGGGTGATAATGGAACTAATGATTATCATTGCCATTCTGATTGTACAGTATATAGAACAGATAACAATTAAGGTAATACTGGAAATATCACTGATAAATTGTATCGGAATAGCCATATTATCTGCTAATCAGGCTGATATAATAGCAATATGTATAGTATATCTGGTTGTGGAATTATATATGTTTGTAGTCTATCTGTCTGCAGTAATTATAAAATACAGGGAATTGGATAATCTGGAAATGATGTTCATACAGATATGCGTAAGTTCAGTGCTGGCGGGATTATTCTTTGGAACAGGCATATATGACACATATAATTATGGGGTAGAGACCGCTGGAATATTAATTGTGACAGTTTTAACATTTGAAATAATCGGACATTGGATGCAGGACTTTTTTAACAGGACAGAGGAGATTAATAAAAGGATAGAATATGCTAACGAACAGTTTGAGGTTGAACGTGTCCAGAAAATGTATGAAGAAAGCAGAAAGTTAAGACACGACCTTAAGCAGTGCCTGACTTCTGCAATTGGTTATATGGATGACAACAATTATGATAAGGCAGAAGATTTCTTAAAGAATATTATGAGTGAGAAAATCAATTCATATGCTTATAGAAAATACTGTGATAATAGAACGCTCAACTATATTCTTAATGATAAGAATGATAAATGTGAAAAGCAGAATATAGCATTTACATGTATGGTACTTGGTCAGGTTGGACTGATTGATGATATAGATATGTGTATTCTTGCCGGAAATGTAATTGATAATGCCATTGAGGCAGCAGCAAAATGCAGTGATCCGTATGTCAATGTTGAGATAACAAGCAGAGGTGGAATATTTATGGATGTGGAAAATCCTGTTAAAGAAACATTTCTTAACAGAAAGAATCCGTTCCTGACTACTAAGCTTGATAAGAATAATCATGGAATTGGTACGAAGAGCATAAGGGATATTGTTGCCAAATATAATGGGGAAATCAGGTATGAGGAAAAGGAAGGAAAGGTAACATGTCATATATTCCTTTCGACCAAATATGTTAAGAAAGATAAAGAATAA
- a CDS encoding ABC transporter permease, with the protein MNKLIKIELERAFKNKMLIISVVIGLVIVGFNIWNEIIPARKTLDKLLEMGKYSGIQLPGLYMKWMGVRPGSYVFLYYFIMPLLTALPYSISILMDVKKHYVNNIFTRIDKKKYYKAKLFAQFIVGGFVASFPLVISFVVTAMILPAFKPESVSSQFNFSKLSVFGDLFFKAPFAMAVIVFLFAFVGFGLINCIAYIFADLVNNRFMVALTPFMMYFFYYIVCSSIGRDGPMEYLTASKLRYSELKFMIIDMVMLIVLITVSYFVRSRRKDAI; encoded by the coding sequence ATGAATAAATTAATTAAAATAGAATTGGAAAGAGCATTTAAGAATAAGATGCTTATAATATCTGTAGTAATAGGATTAGTTATTGTTGGATTTAATATATGGAACGAGATTATTCCTGCAAGAAAAACATTAGATAAACTGCTTGAGATGGGGAAATACAGCGGTATACAGCTTCCGGGACTGTATATGAAGTGGATGGGAGTAAGACCGGGGTCTTATGTATTTCTTTATTACTTTATTATGCCGTTGTTGACAGCATTGCCATATTCTATAAGCATATTGATGGATGTGAAGAAGCATTATGTTAATAATATATTTACAAGAATTGATAAAAAGAAGTATTACAAAGCAAAGCTTTTTGCCCAGTTTATAGTAGGCGGTTTTGTGGCAAGCTTTCCGCTTGTTATATCATTTGTTGTGACAGCTATGATTTTGCCGGCTTTTAAGCCTGAATCGGTTAGTTCACAGTTTAATTTTTCAAAACTGTCAGTTTTTGGAGATTTATTTTTTAAAGCACCGTTTGCAATGGCTGTTATAGTATTTTTATTTGCATTTGTGGGATTTGGACTTATTAACTGTATTGCATACATATTTGCAGACCTTGTAAATAACAGGTTTATGGTCGCACTTACACCATTCATGATGTATTTCTTTTATTATATTGTTTGTTCATCTATTGGAAGAGACGGTCCTATGGAATATCTGACAGCATCAAAACTTCGTTATTCTGAACTGAAATTTATGATAATTGATATGGTGATGTTAATAGTGCTGATAACAGTATCGTATTTTGTACGAAGCAGAAGAAAGGATGCAATCTGA